The DNA region AAAAAGAAACCCCCACAGAAATCATATTGCCTGGAAATGTGCAATAATTATGCGAAGATAAGATGACCAAACAAACGGTTCTCTTTATCTCCGATCGGCGCAGGTCCGTCTTTCGCCGCGCACACCGATCTGTGATGTACTCTGCTCCTAGAATTTATAGGTATTCAATTCCGTGACGATCCTAATCGAATCTCCATCATGATCCGCCTGCTCGCCACTGCCGCTGGTCGATCGGTCCGCCGCGTTTCGCTCGTGAATCATGAGAGATCTCTTccggcggcgccggaggccggagcggcggcgggcgggagaGCGCAGAGCAGGGCCGGCGGATTGCTGACAGGGAGGACGAGAAAGAACCCTCGGATTACATGGATTCCATGCAGCGCAAACCGACGGACGGTATAGATGCCCTGGCCCTGGTGACATGCTGTCGAGCGTAGCCTCGTGTGGCCCGTAGTGCATGGGCCCGCGGCTcaaagctgctgctgctgctacgcgCCATCGCCGCCCATCAAGCCGTGGTACGGCGGGATCGCGCCAGCGTCGTACGGCACCGCCAGCACTCGGCATCAGCCTGGACTCGATCGATCGGTGGTGCCGCTGCCGCCACCCACCGCTGGCGATGTCGTGGTCATGTCGGTAGCATCGCGTTTCGACTTCGCTTCGTTCGAGGCCGCTAGATCCAAGCCGCGTCATCGATCAGTAAGCTCGATCTTGGACGGACACcggctggtggtggtggtgttcgGCCGGCCGGGCTCTTTCCTTCCATCGGCAGACTCAGACTGGTACCAGCACTTACGCGCTCTCTCTCTTGTACCGGCACTTACAGTGATACTACTCTTTCCATTTTAAATTATAAATTATCTTTCCATCTCATATTATAGATATTTTTTCTATATATTTATATTCTTTTATATACATTTAGATTATCAAAACAATCTACAATTTAGAACGGAAAAAGTTAATTAAGAGCATTAACTTGTTGTGCAAGTAGATTGAATTTTTCCTCTTGATGTGGATCCATTCACATACTTGACAGATTCTCGGATATTCCCTATAGGATATTCCCTATAGCGGAAGAAATGACACTCAAACCATCTCGGACAATTAAATTCAGCACATGAGCAGCACAACGAATATGAAAGATATTTCCATCCAAGAGCAAGGCTTTCTTTACCAAGAGAAATTTCTTCACATCTCGGACAGCAACGATGTTCACTGTACAATTGTCTAGTGTAAAAGAAAATGTTTTTCTATCTAAATTTCAAGGATATAGCCTATTGATGATTTCTTTGGCATCACGCTCACCAGTGTGGGGAACCTCTACATGAGAAAATCCTATGAGCCTCTTGTACCTTCACTTATAGTGATATTACTCTTtccatttcaaattatagaTTATCTTTCCATCTTATATTATAGatatttttttctatatttatatttttttatatacaCTTAAATTGTTAAAACAATCTACAATTTGAACATGTAAATGTCGTTACAAGTTCACACAACCTCAGCAGCGTGCCAGCGTCTATATCGTCCTCGTTGGACAGATCAGCGATTCAGCGTGGCTCCAACTCCCCAAATGCGTGACGCGCGCGTGTGTACGAGAGAGTGTGCGTGTAGATAAGCTCGTAGGCGACGAGACGAACAAACCACGCGAGCCACCATGGCGAGTTTGGTTTATCTGCTGGGCCGCTTCTCACACCGTCACACGCAGTCATCTCCATCTATCATGATACCTCTGGTGATCTGGCCTGATTTTCTGAATACGTGGACCTGCCTATCCTGGCGCTGTTTATTTGCCTGTAGCTTCCGCGACGCGGCACGCAGATGGGTGAGGAGCGGAGGGCCTGTCAGCACGGACGTTTTGTTTGCGTGCAATGCATGTGCTGCACCTGAACGTACGTGCAGCACCCGGTGACCGCTACATGTGCTGAAGAATCACAGCTGCAACCTAACCATCTCGCAGCGAAACCTTCCTGACCCGTCGCTATCCAAACCAGCCTCTCTCGAGACATTGCAGAGGGAACATGAGTTACACAACCTCATTCAGTTAATATTAGTAGTCATTTCATCCTAAAATATAGATCGTTTTGACAAATCTAAATCTATAGATTTTTCTATGCACCTAGATAATCATTATATCTATGTATATAGTAAAAATTATTATGCATACAGATTTATcaaaacgatctataatttgaaacggaCGGAGTAGTTTTTTTTTAGAGGAAGCGCTATACTAGTTCTACTTGAATTTTTTTTAAgcaattctacttgaattcaagTGACGGGCCTGGACCCAAGTTAGGTCGTTGATCGGACCTGAAAGGATCTGGTAGGTTCTTTGATCTGAGATAGGCTGCAATTAtgcgtccccccccccccccccccaccccggaGCACACACCACAAAATACCTGGAAAGATTAAAGAACGGCGGGCGTGAAAAGAAGATAAAGGCCGGCGGCAGATAAAGGCTGGTGGCGATACGATGCATCCCCTTATCTctctggccggccggccgggtttGTCCATCTCTCGCCGTGCGCCTCGGTCGAACCGGCCTCCACGGCCACGAGCTGCCGCTTTCTTCCGGTGCGAACACCGGTCGTGATCGTCGCCGTCCGGATCATGGCCGCGGCGCCTGCACGCCACTACGGGCGAGGTGACGCTCCACCTCTGACCGATCGTCGATCGATcccgtcgtcttcctccttTCCGTGCGAGCGTACGCACACCTGTCTGTCTGGCCGGAAGCGGGGAAGAAACAGCTGGCGCGCGGTGCCTCGCCGCGCGAGCTAGATCTGGGTCAGGGGGCGTTTCTGCAGCGGCGACACGGCACGAGCTGGCCTCCACCGGAACTCGGAAACGGATTCAACAATAACGGACGCGGAGGCTCGGGCGTGCGAGGTCGGTTTGGTCTTTTAAGCCAAGTGGAAGTGAGCCGGCGACAACGCATCTCATGCTGGAGTTCTGCCCTGTGTCCTGCGTGCGGCTCCGTACTCAATTATTGTTTGATAATTTCTGCGTGTTATCGCCAGCTGCCAACAGATTCTTATTCTGTTGTCGACTCTGGTCTCTATAAAAGCTCGCGAACTACTTCCTCCATTCATTTATGTTTGACGCTATAGCTAGCTCAAAATTGAGCTAATCAAGGTCATCTATAAACAAACAAAACTACAAAAGGGAGTATTTTCCAGTCAGGCACTAAAGCCGTTTAATGTACAACTTTTTCATACTAATACTCAAGTTCCATCAGCATCTACCGATTCTCACTATAGTACTCCGTAAAATAAAAAAGAATGCAAAATTCAAGCTTTATCCGAATCAAACTATCTTAAGTTTTTATCCAAATCAAACTATCTTAATTCTGAATGCAGTTTATAGAGGAGTATCAATAGCGAAATGAATATAAAACTCCAAGCTCCGTGCAATTCTGATAGTTGAAACAGCTGAACAACGCTAAGGCTAGTCACAATAGAAATTTTATGGAGAGTTTCATAGCATTAATTTTTATACCACATAATCAATTTTGCTGACATGGAGTTTCATAGGATGTGAGAGGAGTTTCATAGGATGTGAGAGGAGTTTCATCACCATAAAACTCATCTGGTACAGTTATTTAGTTTTCAGTCTTGATAGTTATGTTATAAAACTATGCACCGAGATTAGCCTAAACGAATAGAATAAAAAGCTTGGGCCTGTTTAGATCTCCtccaaattccaactttttacactctctctctccatcacatcaattttgggacatatGCAtgaagcagtaaatgtatgtaaaaaaataactaattgcacagtttaattgtacatcacgagacgaatcttttaagcctagttagtccataattagataaattTTTTCaaaattagataaaatttgtcaaatacaaacgaaagcgctATAGTACCAAAAGTTAGAAAAATTTGAAATCTAAATAAGGCCCTTGTCAATCTGAACCATGCATCGTGTCAAAAAAGCATCCGCTTCCAAACCCACCGAGTGACAGCGCGTGCGGCCGAGGACAACCGTACCACGGCGCCTTCCAGAATTCAAGCTCCCCCAAAGTCAGCAGCGCACTTCAGCGAAAAGGCCACCAACCACCGAGGGGCTCTGGCGCTCCTCCCTTCAGGGCTTCATTGCCTCGCCTCTACTTATAGAGAGGGCCAGCCAGCTACGGCTGCGACACACACAGAGAGATCAATCACTCTCTCAACCAGTGCAGCAACACCCCAAGAGATTCAGAGAGAGGTGTCCCTGCCATTAGCGTCTCTGCTCGTACTCTGCCttgccagaggaggaggaaggccatCTCCGTTCGTCGCCATGGCTCAGCTCGCCGACCTCGTCAACCTTGACCTCTCGGACTGCACCGAGAAGATCATCGCCGAGTACATCTGGTGAGCGCTGCTGCCTTTCCCCTATCGTCGCATCCGATGCTTTTTCCATTTCCTTCAGGCACCAACACACCATGGTGATGGTGTTCGTTAGGATCTTGCTGTTTTTCGATTTTTGTCTACTTTTACATGGCAGACAAGCAAAAGAGAATAACCAAACTGGCAGGAATTTCCATGACCATCTTACGGATGTTTGCATGAATTTTGTTAGTTTGAAAAAAAATTATGAATCGAGGCTTGTTGATTTTTGTCATGGACTCCAGATAGTTGTGAGTTGTGCATCATCATTTGCTTTCCAAGTTCATTCCAAAATGCTGGTGTCAACTTGTTCCCCCTCTTCACAAGTAACTAGACACGTCAGCTTGCCACTCTTAGGCCGTACTAATCCACTTGTAATTCCACCTTGTCTGATCCAGGGTTGGCGGCTCTGGGATGGATGTGAGGAGCAAAGCCAGGGTCAGTCCACCTTTTCCTTCCTCCATGATAACCATGAACCCTTATCTTGATCGGTTTTCTTTGGATGATATGTGCCGTGCAAGTGTGCCTTTTGAGCTGTAACAAGTTTTCAAGCGACTTCTTCACACGAAAAATACTCAGCTCTCTTGCGTGTTCTAAAAAAGAGTTTTCAAGTGCATGACAGCTCCTCTGACTGCCTTTTACTCAGACGCTGCCCGGACCTGTGGATGACCCTAGCAAGCTTCCGAACTGGAACTTCGACGGCTCCAGCACCGGCCAAGCTACGGGTGACGACAGTGAAGTCATCCTATGGTACCTTGCTCTTGACTCCCCTCTTCGTCTCCACCTTAATATGTGTGCCTTGTTGTTGAAGCCTTGAAATAATTCGCTTTTGCATTTGTCTTTTTGGCATCAAGTCCCCAAGCCATCTTCAGAGACCCGTTCAGGAAGGGGAAGAACATACTGGTACAGACGCTGCTTTGATTCATGTCTGCAGTTTTTCTACATGAATGTTGGTCATGGGTATGGAGATTTTTCATCTAAAATTTTGAGCTGTGTGTAGGTTATGTGCGACTGCTACGCGCCGAACGGGGAGCCGATTCCGACCAACAAGCGGCACGGGGCGGCGAAGATCTTCTGCCACCCTGATGTCAAGGCTGAAGAACCATGGTCGGTATCTTCAGCTTTTCCATATCTGTAGTCCTGCACAAATTGGATTCATTTGTTGTGTACAGATACTTCATTCAATCAGATGGTGTTTCTTATGGTGCATCAGTCCAAATTCAGGTTTGGGATTGAGCAGGAGTACACCCTTCTTCAGAAGGACACCAACTGGCCTCTTGGCTGGCCATTAGGCGGCTACCCTGGCCCTCAGGTAGAGCTAGGCATTTGTTACAGTAGAAGGCTACTTTTCAGCATGATTAACAGAGAAGGAAATTAGGTGCAAATGCAAgacaaaaataaaaataaaacaatAGCTTATAGAATGATCCATGCTAGCCAACATGGATACATCAGTTCTAGTTCTAGTAAATTCAGTGAGCGGTGGGCTAACTGCAGGGACCGTACTACTGCGCCGCCGGAGCGGACAAATCGTACGGGCGGGACATCGTCGACGCGCACTACAAGGCCTGCCTCTACGCCGGCATCGACATCAGCGGGATCAACGGGGAGGTCATGCCAGGGCAGTGGGAGTTCCAGGTCGGCCCCGCCGTCGGCATCTCCGCCGGCGACCAGATCTGGGTGGCTCGCTACATTCTTGAGGTACGTATATAGCTGCGTCCGGTTCTCCTTCTGTCACTCATGTCGATCGGATGAGAGATGCCGAGACATGGCGTGCCGTGTCACTTGTCAGTGTGATTTCTCTAACGAGACGTGCGTTTTTTGTTGCCCTGTGGTTGGCAGAGGATCACCGAGGTCGCCGGCGTGGTCGTCTCCTTCGATCCCAAGCCGATTCCGGTGACCATTTCTCTACCGAATGTGTCTGGGGTTTTGATCTGTGTCTTGAGTCATCCTGCTGGTCTTATGTCGTCTTTGTTGCATGTGACTGCAGGGCGAATGGAATGGTGCAGGTGCTCACACTAACTACAGGTACTTGAAAAAAAAAAATAGAATAGTGTCAAGTGCAAATGCTAACTTCACTAGCTGGATCTTGAATCTTGCTCCGTGTATCGCGTGTTAACCTGCTCCCTGGTGTGCGTGCAGCACCAAGTCGATGAGGAGCGACGGCGGGTACGAGGTGATCAAGAAGGCGATCCAGAAGCTGGGCCTCCGGCACCGGGAGCACATCGCCGCGTACGGGGACGGCAACGAGCGCCGCCTCACCGGCCGCCACGAGACCGCCGACATCAACACCTTCATCTGGGTGAGCGCCGCGAGATCGCAACCAAACCAATCGCACATTTCTTCCTCGCGCAACAAAGCGGGCTCACCTCTCTCATTTTTCCCCTGATGACAGGGTGTGGCCAACCGCGGCGCGTCGGTGCGGGTCGGCCGCGACACCGAGAAGGAAGGCAAAGGTGAGAGGCAGGCGGCGAGAGTTTGGCTGGGTTCAGGAAGTTTTCGATGGTAAAGGGCTGAACCGTGTGGGTTTTCCTGGTTCGTTGCAGGCTACTTCGAGGACCGGAGGCCGGCGTCCAACATGGACCCGTACGTGGTGACCTCGCTGATCGCGGAGACCACCATCCTGTGGAAGCCCAGCCACTCCAACGGCAACGGCGTCGCGGCGCCTTGATGGTTCTTCCCGGATCCTGCGGAGGAGCCACGGGTTTCTTCGTACCCGAGTGCGTGCGTGTGAGCCGCGCTGCGGAGATGGCAATTGAGACGGACGCTGTCAGACAACTTCACATGACAATAATAAACTGCCGTGTGCTCGTTCTCGTCTCTCCCGTTGTGTTCTTGGATGTATGGAGTTCGACGTGTTTGCCTCTGGTCTATCCTTACTGATCTCTCGTCAGTATATATGACGTTTAGAACAAACTATTAATTACATATCGTTTAAAACAAGCTAACGACGTTTAGAACAAGCTAAACATTCTACTAGAAGTCAGGACGGGAAGGAGCTCAGAGCATCTGATCCCTCCATCACTAGAAGTCGGGAACACTGGAACAGAGCTCAGCGGTTCCCGTGCCCAGATGTTTACTGCTGTAATTACTCCTACCACTGGAAGGCAGGGGATTGAACTAACATGATGTGCCGATAATATCGTCTAACAGCACGATTAAGCGCGGAGACCAATTTAATTCAACCCCAACCTAGATAGTCTCCCGCCATTCATGATTTACTGTTACTAGGAAGGCAGGGTTGGCACAGAGGAAAAGGTTGTCGATTATCAGATGGTTTGGCGAAAACAAAACACTGACAAAGTGACAAGTGTCATACAGGTGGGTAAAGATTTTGTCATTTTGATATGCTCAAACAAACCAAAAAAAACACATCTGATATATTACGAGGAGAAACAAGCTCCCGATTACAGCACTGTGACAAGACTTATTACCGCATGCTGTGCCAGCGGCAAGTCTGCAGTATGGGCAATAAACATACACTTTATTCACTGGTGAGATGGCACAGGGAAGGAAATAAAAAACTATCAAACACGAGAGGCCGGAAAGGTGGTTTGTGTAAGTGCCTCAACTCATTCTAAAACACAGGCTCTTCAAAAATTTATGTGATCACGGTGGGGGCAGAGCGGCCAGTGTACTCTTGCATCTTGGAGAGCTTGAGTGCAACATCAACCTGAACATGCAAAACACAACATCAGTAAATGCAGTTTCACAAAAGGACAAAGCATATTCATCTCTGTGTGTCGCAAAGAATATACAGGAGATATCTTACCAGTGGAGCAAGGGCATCCTGTGAATCCCTGCCGGTCTTGGAGGAATCCTTCTCGTACTGCTCGATGTAGACACGGATGGTGGCACCAACAGAACCGGTTCCAGAGAGACGGAACACCTAGAATGCCAAGAATTCATGTTAGTTCACCAGCATCTCTTGCACAACCTAAGCTCTCAAATGTATCAATCGCCAAGGATGAACTCAACTCAACTATTGTGGACTGACTATATTGCAAAAATGTAAGGGTGCATGCAGGCTAAGGTTTGTACCCTACTTTTGCTTTGGttaaagaaataaaagaaggaTATCTGAAACAACATAGGTTTTTCACGGAAGAAGTCTACataacacccccccccccccccaaaacccCCCAACTATTGGGATCGGACTACATCACCCCCAAACTAAAAAACCAGATATCTAACCCCTCCAACTTCACAAAACCGTTTACTTAGCCACCTCAGCTGGTTTTGCATAGCAGTTacataccagtcgtgaaccatcTCCAAAGAGGTATCGGATACCCTGGTGCTTGGACACAGAGCCATCAACAGGATCCTTGTACTCAAACTCATCAGCTGCAACTACTTCGGAAACATCAGATCTGATGTCCTTGATCAACCTAGCAAAGGGATAATTTAGACATGGTACACAAAAAGTTTAAGTTTTGCGATTGCTTGTATTGATTAAGAACTACATAGAGCCAAAATAACTCTAGGATAACAATTAAAAATGTCACTTGCATAGTTTGTTTTGGGAGAAGTACTATTTTTTTTGTACCAAAGTCAAAAGAATATTCACTTACTTGTTAACATCAGAAAGCGATGATTGCATGCTGACTAGGTTTGCCATAAGCTCCTTAGCAGCCCCTGCATCAACGTTCTTCACAAACGAACATGTACATTAAGCATGCTATCTAAAGTGTGGTACAAACATGCAAGATGCAGGTTAAAATAATGTAAGTACCTCGTAGTCATAGCGTGTGTAATAGTGGCGACCATAGGTGGCCCAGTGCTGACGAACAATATCTTCAACGGAGACAAGCTTATTATCTCCTTCAAGGTTGTCCTTGTTCTTGAAAGCAAGAATAGACAGCCATGCAAGCACAGCCCAAATACCATCCTTCTCACGAATGTGATCAGAACCTAAAACAAAGTAGTAGATATAAACATCTCAACCATGTCTATGCCGCAATGCAAAAGTCCTTGAATATGGATTCAAATCACCAACTAAAGAAAATGGCGAGAGCTTAATGTCAGAACACATTAAGGCACTTGCCCCATTGATTTACCAACTAATTAGTTCATTGACATGGCAATACAAGAGGTGCTGACATATTTGTTACTGTTATCGGCATATACATAAATGATAGCCATAAGTGTTTCCAAAAATTACCGGTGCCAAAGCTCTCTTCACCACAGATTGAGCACATTCCGGCATCCATCAAGTTGCCAAAAAATTTCCACCCAGTAGGCACCTGAAACATGGTTTTTTATGTTACAATTGTCTGACATTCAAAAATCTTGTAAATCAAGGTCTTAACTAATGTACCTCAAAGAACTTGAGATTTAAATTCTTCGCAACAACATCAAGGGCAGCAGATGTTGGCATGCTCCTGCAGTTCCACCAACGGATCAACATAAATTAAGTACAAAGAAACCTTAAATGCATCTAAGATTGTACACCTGCATATCAAGCAGGGATGAAAACAACCGGCATTAGCAGCCAGCGTGTTTCAGATGGTACTGTTCGCTTGTTGCTGATATCTTAACTGTTCATGAGTACAACCTCGCCAAGATTACTCATAAGCAGAACCATTTTGTAGAAGGAAACATGCATTTTTACTGCAGGCTGTGATGAAGCTTATGCTCAGCCGTAAGCCCTTAACTAAACTCCAGTGAGAAAATTTGACAGCAACAATATCTGGATGTTGAATTATCAGCAATATGGAGGAGAGTTCTTTACCTTGCAACTCCCTTCAGGCCAGAAGCAAAGTAAGGAATTGACTGAACAGCATTGGCCGCGATAATGGCAACAGAGTCCGATGGCGTCACAAAGAATCTGGAACAGAAAAAGGGGATCAGCTGCTTTTGATTCTAGAACACATTTTGTGCATAAGATTCCCAGACAGATCAATAGATCATACCTTTTACCCAGAATCATGTTTCGGTCAGCATCTCCATCAGCAGCTGCACCAAACTCAGGAGGTTCGACGTTTGAGGATGACTTTCCAAGACCCATCCGTTCAACCAACTCTTTTGCATAGGTGAGGTTAGGATCCGGATGGCCacctccaaagtcctcctgcAAAAACATGTGATGAATTAACAGCAACCCACATTTTTTAGTACAACTTGTGACAATAGAAGAACACATTACCTTTGGGACGCAATTCAACAGAGCGCTTTCATCAGCACCAAGCTCTTCCACAAAGATGTGTTTGGCATAAGCTCCAGCAACACCATGGAGGGCATCATAACTAAAAgtataaagcaagatttttttAGATGCGCTACAATATGTTAATATGAGAATGGTAGCATAGTTGGAGTCATAGGTGAGTACCAGAATGTAAATTTTGGAGAGCTCAGCAACTTCTTTATTGCCTCGAAGTCAAAAATTGTCCTGGAAATAATAGCAATTAAATCATTAGATTCCGTTGTCAACATAACAAGATCCAAGCAATCTACAAAGCGTGGAAATTCTCACTTCGATAAAATAAACCACAAAAGAACAGTAAGCTACTTACTTCATTAACTTTATGTAATCTACACTGGAGTCAAAGACATCCACATCAAAGGGGCCTTCAGGTCCACTGAAGCTAGTGACACCAACAACAGAAATATCAACCTGCAGTAGCAAAGCAACAAGGAGCAGATGAATATTTCGATCACTTGTCAAAAGAAAGAGCAAGAAAATATTTAGCAGGGTGGCACTGAATCATACATCTGGAAGGTCTTCGGCGATGAGGTATTCAGAGATAGTCGTTGTATTAGAGAAAATCTTGTCAGTAACAGACTCAGGGGCAGGCCCACCATTTCCCATATTGTATTTGATCCCGAAGTCCTGGAAAGTTCAATGAGATGTATTCAATAACATAGAACACAAGTGGCACTTGATTTGCAACAGAGATAGTAGCAGTTAAAGTTGGTACCTCAGTCGGACCACCTGGGTTGTGGCTAGCTGTTAAGATGAAGGCACCCGTAGCCTTTGATCCCTATTATCCATGTGTTTATGAATCAGTAGTCAGGTAATTTATTACAACAGTGCACAGGAGTAACGAGCATGTTTATACTGCTAAACATTGTCTTTTCTCATAAATCAAACTTACATCTGCACCAACTCTTTCACGGATGACAGCAGAAACGGCAGGAGTAGACATGAGACTGTTTAGCCCAACCCAAACACGTCTTGCTCCATTGGCAGCAGCCATTTTTGTTATGATCTGTAAGAAGCAAAAGAAATGTCATTTCTTGACACACTCTATTTAGCAGATGAACACTGAGACTaccaaaaaaacaaaaagaaaaaccCGACCACATGGAGAAAACAACATTCACTGAGACTATATCAATATTGGAACTGAAGTCTACAGCAACTAttatcaaaattcaaaacaGTACTAGCATTGCAAAATTGGGTTTGAAAGAAGGATATATGGGACATGAAGACTATTCTAAATCACCTGAACAGCATCTTTTGAGAAATAGCGGCCATCACCAGAGACAACAATGGTCGCACCTataagaaaggaaaggagacaTGAGTAACAACTGCAGAGAAAAAACAAGGGAGATATGGCTATGGCAACTACATTTCACTTTTACAACTCAAATGATGAAGAAACATATGCATAAAAACAGCACAGACAACAGAAAAGCAATAGATGTCAGTCATAAACAGCACAGACAAAGCACagacaaaagaaaagaaaagcaaTAGTTAGGCCGAATAATATCAGTTACTGCACAGTGCACAGTTTATTAACCTAGGTCATATTGGATAATATGAACAAAAGAAAAGCAAAGGAGTCGTATGTTTGATGCAAGACTGGTATTTATCTGATAAGCAACTTACCTTTTACTTCTTCAGCAGGAAGGGCATTGAATGTTGATTGGACAAAGTTCTGTAGATAATGAGGTTGCTGGAATACAGTAACCTGGTAATATTAAAAAAAGATCAATAATAAGAAATAGCCATAATGCATTGTAATTATGCTACAAATAACATTACAAGTACTCAAGTGGCAGA from Panicum hallii strain FIL2 chromosome 9, PHallii_v3.1, whole genome shotgun sequence includes:
- the LOC112875331 gene encoding phosphoglucomutase, cytoplasmic 2 is translated as MIHLLRSVPSPAIISPRPRRHRHHTTTPSLPSHSRSLLHHRLLRATPPLASLVDRQPNAGGPAMGLFTVTKKATTPFEGQKPGTSGLRKKVTVFQQPHYLQNFVQSTFNALPAEEVKGATIVVSGDGRYFSKDAVQIITKMAAANGARRVWVGLNSLMSTPAVSAVIRERVGADGSKATGAFILTASHNPGGPTEDFGIKYNMGNGGPAPESVTDKIFSNTTTISEYLIAEDLPDVDISVVGVTSFSGPEGPFDVDVFDSSVDYIKLMKTIFDFEAIKKLLSSPKFTFCYDALHGVAGAYAKHIFVEELGADESALLNCVPKEDFGGGHPDPNLTYAKELVERMGLGKSSSNVEPPEFGAAADGDADRNMILGKRFFVTPSDSVAIIAANAVQSIPYFASGLKGVARSMPTSAALDVVAKNLNLKFFEVPTGWKFFGNLMDAGMCSICGEESFGTGSDHIREKDGIWAVLAWLSILAFKNKDNLEGDNKLVSVEDIVRQHWATYGRHYYTRYDYENVDAGAAKELMANLVSMQSSLSDVNKLIKDIRSDVSEVVAADEFEYKDPVDGSVSKHQGIRYLFGDGSRLVFRLSGTGSVGATIRVYIEQYEKDSSKTGRDSQDALAPLVDVALKLSKMQEYTGRSAPTVIT
- the LOC112875324 gene encoding glutamine synthetase root isozyme 2, producing the protein MAQLADLVNLDLSDCTEKIIAEYIWVGGSGMDVRSKARTLPGPVDDPSKLPNWNFDGSSTGQATGDDSEVILCPQAIFRDPFRKGKNILVMCDCYAPNGEPIPTNKRHGAAKIFCHPDVKAEEPWFGIEQEYTLLQKDTNWPLGWPLGGYPGPQGPYYCAAGADKSYGRDIVDAHYKACLYAGIDISGINGEVMPGQWEFQVGPAVGISAGDQIWVARYILERITEVAGVVVSFDPKPIPGEWNGAGAHTNYSTKSMRSDGGYEVIKKAIQKLGLRHREHIAAYGDGNERRLTGRHETADINTFIWGVANRGASVRVGRDTEKEGKGYFEDRRPASNMDPYVVTSLIAETTILWKPSHSNGNGVAAP